Proteins from a genomic interval of Qipengyuania sp. JC766:
- a CDS encoding acyl-CoA dehydrogenase family protein, which yields MSDLATFREETREWLAQNCPEEMRQPVRDEGDVYWGGRNASFKSEAQKAWFEACRDKGYTVPAWPKEYGGAGLSPAEAKVLREEMAAINARPPLSSFGIWMLGPALLKFGTEGQKQRFLNEIANGEIRWCQGYSEPGSGSDLVSMQTFGEDKGDHWVVNGQKIWTSYADECDWIFCLVRTDKDNKYQGITFMLFDMANEGVSTKPIKLISGNSPFCETFMDDVKVPKSYGEDCPGYVGEINRGWDVAKYLLGHEREMISGAGGGDRTAAIGAAMKRSAGEIDPVLRAELAMFDVDALAYACMGEKFLDEVKVGKGHPAQPNMIKYAGTELNKRRHELMMSVGGSRSLEWESEDTDGGKPSRNWLRTKANSIEGGTSEVMLNVISKRILDLPGA from the coding sequence ATGTCCGACCTCGCTACCTTCAGAGAAGAAACGCGCGAATGGCTCGCGCAGAACTGTCCCGAGGAAATGCGCCAGCCCGTCCGCGACGAAGGCGACGTGTACTGGGGCGGCCGCAACGCCAGCTTCAAGAGCGAGGCGCAGAAGGCGTGGTTCGAGGCGTGCCGCGACAAGGGCTATACCGTCCCGGCCTGGCCCAAGGAATATGGCGGTGCGGGACTGTCTCCCGCGGAAGCCAAGGTCCTGCGCGAGGAAATGGCCGCGATCAACGCGCGTCCGCCCCTTTCCAGCTTCGGCATCTGGATGCTCGGCCCGGCGCTGCTGAAGTTCGGCACGGAAGGCCAGAAGCAGCGCTTCCTGAACGAGATCGCGAATGGCGAAATCCGCTGGTGCCAGGGCTATAGCGAGCCGGGCAGCGGATCGGACCTCGTGAGCATGCAGACCTTCGGCGAGGACAAGGGCGATCATTGGGTCGTCAACGGTCAGAAGATCTGGACCAGCTACGCCGACGAGTGCGACTGGATCTTCTGCCTCGTCCGCACAGACAAGGACAACAAGTACCAGGGCATCACCTTCATGCTGTTCGACATGGCGAACGAAGGGGTCAGCACGAAGCCTATCAAGCTGATCAGCGGCAACAGCCCGTTCTGCGAAACCTTCATGGACGATGTGAAGGTGCCGAAGTCCTATGGCGAGGATTGCCCGGGCTATGTCGGCGAGATCAACCGCGGCTGGGACGTCGCGAAATACCTCCTCGGCCATGAGCGCGAGATGATCTCGGGCGCCGGCGGCGGCGATCGCACGGCCGCCATCGGGGCCGCCATGAAGCGCAGCGCGGGCGAGATCGACCCCGTCCTGCGGGCAGAGCTCGCCATGTTCGACGTCGATGCGCTGGCCTATGCCTGCATGGGCGAGAAGTTCCTGGACGAGGTCAAGGTCGGCAAGGGCCATCCCGCCCAGCCGAACATGATCAAATATGCCGGCACCGAACTGAACAAGCGCCGCCACGAACTGATGATGAGCGTCGGCGGCAGCCGTAGTCTCGAATGGGAAAGCGAGGACACGGACGGCGGCAAGCCGAGCCGCAACTGGCTGCGCACCAAGGCCAACAGCATCGAGGGCGGAACCAGCGAAGTCATGCTGAACGTCATTTCCAAGCGTATTCTCGACCTGCCGGGAGCCTGA
- a CDS encoding FtsX-like permease family protein: protein MTDTGRISWALAWKLARRELSLRFKGLRLLLVCLFLGTGALTAIGTLTSAIDNELENRGQELLGGDLEVEIWQRSPSEDEFEAFARYGEISTGTRLQVVARNGENTAPVGLKAVDAAYPLYGVLTLEDGREVGAPASGEAWLDQGAMDRLGIEVGETFRVGTAELTAGGVIGGEPDRLSEGFQLGPTIIVDESVPATSGLLQPGSMYQSKTRIAFDAARDPAEVEDALMDAFPLSGFDFRNRDRASPGADRFVGRMGEFLTLVGLAALVIAGIGIGGGVSSYLEARRSSIATLKVLGATSGDIARIYGLQVVAAALTGSVAGVVAGLAVTPLLSIALEGLLPVQSGFVLAPGALLLAAAYGLLVALVFAATPILRARQFPAMALMRARVAPLARDRGAWVWVGGGLAAIVALALLTSNTPLLSGGFLAGAGVMLLLLAGLGLAIRHAARRVSRPSDPLLRNALANLHRPGAATSGLVTALGFGLSAFVLLAAIQTSIDGNIQNRVPAEAPDYFVLDIPRDNADDFRELVLTQDPDATIRTVPALRGVVTAFGPEEAMTRVAELDEIPDGAWALNGERGLTYSEALPPGNSLVEGSWWEADHNGEPLVSVDAEFAQAIDLQVGDSLTIALLGVERTARVANLRRIDWESLGFNYVLVFSPNALEDAPHNLAATIELSDDSDTGPLLRGLVQRFPSSSAIEVGQLLTQARDVLGQVGLATLAAASVAVLAGLAVLLGAIAAARAARTYDTVVLRVLGASRGQILWMQFLEYLLLAAILAIVALAIGSALAWLVVTQLFEFDWLPDWGTVLAVLGAGLALVVGFAVLGSLPLLRAKPAQALRAL from the coding sequence ATGACCGATACGGGCCGGATATCCTGGGCGCTCGCATGGAAGCTGGCGCGTCGCGAACTGAGCCTTCGCTTCAAGGGCCTGCGCCTGCTGCTCGTCTGCCTGTTCCTCGGGACGGGCGCGCTCACGGCGATCGGGACGCTGACGTCAGCCATCGACAACGAGCTCGAAAATCGCGGGCAGGAACTGCTTGGCGGAGACCTGGAAGTCGAAATCTGGCAGCGATCGCCGAGCGAGGACGAATTCGAAGCGTTTGCGCGCTACGGGGAGATATCGACCGGCACGCGTCTGCAGGTCGTGGCTCGCAATGGCGAGAATACCGCGCCCGTCGGACTGAAGGCGGTCGATGCGGCCTATCCGCTCTACGGCGTCCTGACGCTGGAAGACGGCCGGGAGGTCGGCGCCCCTGCGTCGGGCGAGGCCTGGCTGGACCAGGGGGCCATGGATCGGCTGGGCATCGAGGTGGGCGAGACCTTCCGTGTCGGCACGGCCGAACTGACTGCCGGCGGTGTAATCGGCGGCGAACCGGATCGCCTCAGCGAAGGTTTCCAGCTGGGTCCGACGATCATCGTCGACGAGAGCGTGCCCGCGACGTCAGGTCTTCTCCAGCCCGGCTCCATGTACCAGAGCAAGACCCGGATCGCCTTCGATGCGGCGCGCGATCCGGCCGAGGTCGAAGATGCGCTGATGGACGCATTTCCTTTGTCGGGTTTCGATTTCCGGAACCGTGACCGTGCCAGTCCGGGTGCGGATCGCTTCGTCGGCCGCATGGGCGAATTCCTGACGCTGGTCGGCCTCGCCGCGCTGGTGATCGCCGGCATCGGTATCGGCGGCGGGGTGTCCTCCTATCTCGAAGCGCGCCGGTCCAGCATCGCCACACTCAAGGTCCTTGGCGCCACGAGCGGCGATATCGCGCGGATCTACGGCCTGCAGGTCGTTGCCGCCGCCCTGACGGGGAGCGTGGCTGGCGTGGTCGCGGGGCTGGCAGTCACACCGCTCCTTTCCATCGCGCTGGAAGGCCTGCTCCCGGTGCAGAGCGGCTTCGTTCTGGCGCCGGGCGCACTTCTTCTCGCCGCCGCCTATGGCCTGCTGGTGGCACTGGTCTTCGCCGCGACGCCGATCCTGCGGGCACGGCAGTTTCCGGCCATGGCCCTTATGCGGGCGCGCGTGGCCCCGCTCGCGCGGGACCGGGGGGCTTGGGTCTGGGTCGGCGGCGGCCTGGCGGCAATCGTCGCGCTGGCGCTGCTAACCTCGAATACGCCGCTTCTTTCCGGTGGCTTCCTGGCCGGCGCGGGCGTGATGCTGTTGCTGCTGGCAGGACTGGGCCTTGCTATTCGTCATGCGGCCCGCCGGGTCTCGCGACCATCCGATCCGCTGCTGCGCAATGCTCTCGCCAACCTGCACCGGCCGGGCGCCGCGACGAGCGGGCTGGTGACCGCGCTCGGTTTCGGCCTGTCCGCCTTCGTCCTGCTGGCCGCCATCCAGACGTCTATCGACGGGAACATCCAGAACCGCGTCCCGGCGGAAGCGCCCGACTATTTCGTTCTCGACATTCCGCGCGACAACGCAGACGATTTCCGTGAGCTCGTGCTGACGCAGGATCCCGATGCGACGATCCGGACGGTCCCTGCCCTGCGCGGTGTGGTGACCGCCTTCGGACCGGAGGAAGCGATGACCAGGGTCGCGGAACTGGACGAGATACCCGACGGGGCCTGGGCGCTTAACGGCGAACGGGGCCTTACCTATTCGGAAGCGCTTCCCCCCGGAAACTCGCTCGTCGAAGGGTCCTGGTGGGAAGCCGATCATAACGGGGAGCCGCTGGTCAGCGTAGATGCCGAATTCGCGCAGGCCATCGACCTTCAAGTCGGCGACAGCCTGACCATCGCCCTGCTGGGCGTCGAGCGGACGGCGCGCGTCGCGAACCTGCGGCGCATCGACTGGGAAAGCCTGGGCTTCAACTACGTCCTTGTCTTCAGTCCGAACGCGCTAGAGGATGCGCCGCACAACCTTGCCGCCACCATCGAATTGTCGGACGACAGCGATACCGGCCCACTGCTGCGCGGCCTGGTCCAGCGCTTCCCTTCCAGTTCGGCGATCGAAGTCGGCCAGCTGCTGACGCAGGCGCGCGACGTGCTCGGCCAAGTGGGACTGGCGACGCTGGCCGCCGCTTCGGTGGCGGTGCTGGCCGGGCTGGCGGTGCTGCTCGGTGCCATCGCCGCCGCCCGCGCGGCGCGGACCTACGACACGGTCGTGCTGCGGGTTCTGGGGGCCAGCCGCGGCCAGATCCTGTGGATGCAGTTCCTCGAATACCTGCTGCTGGCGGCAATCCTGGCGATCGTCGCACTCGCGATCGGCAGCGCGCTCGCATGGTTGGTCGTGACTCAGCTGTTCGAATTCGACTGGCTGCCGGACTGGGGTACGGTGCTGGCCGTTCTGGGCGCAGGCCTTGCACTGGTAGTCGGCTTCGCGGTCCTCGGGTCGCTGCCCCTGCTGCGGGCCAAGCCGGCGCAGGCGCTGCGCGCCCTGTAA
- a CDS encoding acyl-CoA dehydrogenase family protein — translation MPLYHDDDQTMLADTASQFMADEGAIAKQLRHWRDRDCKDGFGHDLWKQFAEMGFTGMLLDEDDGGLGMGHVEAGIVLEEIGRNLTPSPFLTSSVLAATALKHGGDDLRGRYLPGLVSGDSVFAVAIDEGPKHRPEKIETRAEKSGNGFKLTGRKDFVIHGASADMIVVAARTSGSDDDKDGITLFAVPKDAANMQHDAVRLVDSSMATHTRFDGVELDGDAVIGEVDGGRDILNRMLMAGRAGSAAEGVGVARGAMDMTVDYLKQRKQFGRLIGEFQALQHRASHLYSEVEIARAATIKAQQLLDADSGAADLMTSVAKAKVAKAAGLAVREGVQMHGGIGMTDEYDIGLYMKRDRALQEFLGDVYYHANRVAELSGY, via the coding sequence ATGCCTCTCTACCACGACGACGACCAGACCATGCTCGCCGATACCGCCAGCCAGTTCATGGCGGACGAGGGCGCGATCGCGAAGCAGCTTCGCCACTGGCGCGACCGCGACTGCAAGGACGGCTTCGGCCATGACCTGTGGAAGCAGTTCGCCGAAATGGGATTCACCGGGATGCTGCTCGACGAAGACGATGGCGGCCTCGGCATGGGCCATGTCGAGGCGGGCATCGTGCTCGAGGAAATCGGGCGCAACCTCACCCCGTCACCCTTCCTCACCTCCTCCGTGCTGGCGGCCACCGCGCTCAAGCATGGCGGGGACGATCTGCGCGGACGCTATCTGCCCGGCCTGGTGTCCGGCGACAGCGTGTTCGCCGTGGCGATCGACGAAGGCCCCAAGCACCGTCCGGAGAAGATCGAGACCAGGGCCGAGAAGTCCGGCAATGGGTTCAAGCTGACCGGTCGCAAGGACTTCGTGATCCACGGCGCCAGCGCGGACATGATCGTGGTGGCTGCCCGCACATCCGGCAGCGACGATGACAAGGACGGCATCACGCTGTTCGCCGTGCCCAAGGATGCCGCGAACATGCAGCACGACGCGGTCCGGCTGGTCGACAGTTCGATGGCGACCCACACGCGCTTCGACGGCGTCGAACTGGACGGCGATGCCGTGATCGGTGAAGTCGATGGCGGTCGCGACATCCTGAACCGCATGCTGATGGCCGGCCGTGCCGGGAGCGCGGCGGAAGGCGTCGGCGTCGCGCGCGGTGCGATGGACATGACAGTGGACTACCTGAAGCAACGCAAGCAATTCGGCCGCCTGATCGGCGAATTCCAAGCGCTCCAGCACCGTGCCAGCCATCTGTACTCCGAAGTGGAGATCGCCAGGGCGGCGACCATCAAGGCGCAGCAGCTGCTGGACGCGGATAGTGGCGCTGCCGACCTGATGACGTCGGTCGCCAAGGCGAAGGTCGCCAAGGCGGCCGGTCTCGCGGTCCGGGAAGGCGTGCAGATGCACGGCGGCATCGGCATGACCGACGAATACGACATCGGCCTCTACATGAAGCGCGACCGCGCGCTGCAGGAGTTCTTGGGCGACGTCTATTACCACGCCAACCGCGTTGCCGAACTCTCCGGCTACTGA
- a CDS encoding Zn-dependent alcohol dehydrogenase, giving the protein MVRAAILEKPGEGLTIGEIQLADPMPHEVLIDVKACGLCHSDLHFIDGAYPHALPLVPGHEAAGVVRAVGSEVRTVKPGDHVVTCLSAFCGHCEFCVTGRMALCLGGDTRRGKGDPVRLTRDGGEPVHQLLNLSAFAERMLIHEHACVAIDKEMPLDRAAVLGCAVTTGAGAVFNACELTPGEDVAVVGCGGVGLATVNAARIAGAGKVIALDPLPEKRELAKVLGATHAFDPTADDTAKEIAALTSGGVHYAIEAVGRQASADMAVKLLRRGGTAVILGMMPLDCKVGLGALDLLGGKKLQGAIMGFNHFPVDLPRLVDFYMRGLLDLDTIIAERISLEQINEGFDKMRDGHSARSIVVFD; this is encoded by the coding sequence ATGGTCCGGGCAGCGATACTCGAGAAGCCCGGCGAAGGGCTGACGATCGGAGAAATCCAGCTCGCCGACCCCATGCCTCACGAAGTGCTGATCGACGTGAAGGCGTGTGGCCTGTGCCATTCGGACCTGCACTTCATCGATGGCGCCTACCCCCACGCCCTGCCCTTGGTCCCGGGCCACGAGGCCGCGGGCGTGGTGCGGGCTGTCGGCAGCGAGGTCAGGACCGTCAAACCCGGCGACCACGTCGTGACGTGCCTCAGCGCCTTCTGTGGTCACTGCGAATTCTGCGTGACCGGCCGGATGGCGTTGTGCCTTGGCGGCGATACGCGGCGGGGAAAAGGCGATCCGGTCCGGCTGACCCGCGACGGCGGTGAGCCGGTACACCAGTTGCTGAACCTGTCGGCCTTCGCCGAACGGATGTTGATCCATGAACATGCCTGCGTCGCGATTGACAAGGAGATGCCGCTTGATAGGGCCGCAGTTCTCGGCTGCGCCGTGACGACGGGTGCGGGCGCCGTGTTCAACGCTTGTGAACTGACGCCCGGTGAAGACGTCGCGGTCGTCGGCTGCGGCGGGGTTGGCCTTGCCACGGTCAACGCCGCGCGGATCGCCGGGGCAGGCAAGGTCATCGCGCTGGACCCGTTGCCGGAGAAACGCGAACTGGCAAAGGTGCTGGGGGCCACCCACGCCTTCGATCCGACTGCGGACGACACCGCGAAGGAAATCGCAGCGCTGACCAGTGGCGGTGTCCATTACGCCATCGAGGCCGTCGGACGGCAGGCCAGTGCCGACATGGCGGTGAAGCTGCTGCGTCGCGGCGGGACCGCGGTGATCCTCGGCATGATGCCGCTGGACTGCAAGGTCGGCCTCGGCGCCCTGGACCTGCTTGGCGGCAAGAAGCTGCAAGGCGCCATCATGGGCTTCAACCACTTCCCGGTCGACCTGCCCCGCCTCGTCGATTTCTACATGCGGGGCCTGCTGGACCTCGACACGATAATCGCGGAGCGCATTTCGCTCGAGCAGATCAACGAGGGCTTCGACAAGATGCGTGACGGGCACTCGGCGCGCAGCATCGTGGTGTTCGACTGA
- a CDS encoding acyl-CoA dehydrogenase family protein, with translation MQFDLTDRQQHWRDRVRDFIESNVRPNVPTYLEQDAQGDRWKVIQIVEDMKAKAKSQGIWNLFMPPQGQLAHVDDTFEFEGPGLTNLEYALCAEEMGRIGWASEVFNCSAPDTGNMEVFHRYGTRDQKDRFLKPLMEGEIRSAFLMTEPDVASSDATNIETRIERDGDHYVINGRKWWSSGAGDPRCKIAIVMGKTDLEANRHQQQSMIVMPLDAEGVTIERFLPVFGYDDAPHGHMEIRLENVRVPAENLLLGEGRGFEIAQGRLGPGRIHHCMRTIGVAEEALAKMCSRLQSREAFGKPIFKHSVWEERVARARIDIEMTRLLCLKAADMMDKVGNKSAKQEIAMIKVQAPNMALKIIDDAIQAHGGGGVSNDYGLANAYAHQRTLRLADGPDEVHARSIARMEFAKHAPMPEETKRALAGSDGQSASAGSAGAAAN, from the coding sequence ATGCAATTCGACCTGACAGACCGGCAACAGCACTGGCGCGACCGCGTGCGCGATTTCATCGAAAGCAATGTGCGCCCCAATGTGCCGACCTACCTTGAGCAGGACGCCCAGGGGGACCGCTGGAAGGTCATCCAGATCGTCGAGGACATGAAGGCCAAGGCGAAGAGCCAGGGCATCTGGAACCTCTTCATGCCGCCCCAGGGACAGCTGGCCCATGTCGACGACACGTTCGAGTTCGAAGGTCCGGGCCTCACCAATCTGGAATACGCGCTGTGCGCGGAGGAGATGGGCCGCATCGGCTGGGCGAGCGAGGTCTTCAACTGCTCCGCCCCCGACACCGGCAACATGGAAGTGTTCCACCGATACGGCACGCGGGACCAGAAGGACCGGTTCCTCAAACCGCTGATGGAAGGCGAGATCCGCAGCGCCTTCCTGATGACCGAGCCCGACGTGGCGAGCTCCGACGCGACGAACATCGAAACCCGGATCGAGCGCGACGGCGACCACTACGTCATCAACGGTCGCAAGTGGTGGTCGAGCGGTGCCGGGGACCCGCGCTGCAAGATCGCCATCGTCATGGGCAAGACCGACCTGGAGGCCAATCGCCACCAGCAGCAGTCGATGATCGTCATGCCGCTCGATGCCGAAGGCGTGACGATCGAGCGCTTTCTTCCCGTCTTCGGGTACGACGACGCGCCGCACGGCCACATGGAAATCCGCCTCGAGAACGTGCGGGTGCCGGCAGAAAACCTGCTGCTGGGCGAAGGTCGCGGCTTCGAGATCGCACAGGGTCGCCTCGGGCCGGGCCGCATCCATCACTGCATGCGCACCATCGGCGTGGCGGAAGAAGCGCTGGCCAAGATGTGCAGCCGCCTGCAATCGCGCGAAGCCTTCGGCAAGCCGATCTTCAAGCATTCCGTCTGGGAGGAGCGCGTCGCGCGCGCCCGGATCGACATCGAGATGACCCGCCTGCTCTGCCTCAAGGCCGCCGACATGATGGACAAGGTCGGCAACAAGAGCGCCAAGCAGGAAATCGCCATGATCAAGGTGCAGGCGCCGAACATGGCCCTGAAAATCATCGACGATGCCATCCAGGCGCATGGCGGCGGCGGGGTTTCCAACGACTACGGGCTCGCCAATGCCTACGCCCACCAGCGCACACTGCGCCTGGCCGACGGCCCGGACGAAGTGCACGCGCGGTCCATTGCCCGCATGGAGTTCGCCAAGCACGCGCCGATGCCGGAGGAAACGAAGCGAGCGCTTGCCGGAAGCGACGGCCAGAGCGCGAGCGCGGGCAGCGCCGGGGCGGCGGCCAACTGA
- a CDS encoding SDR family NAD(P)-dependent oxidoreductase translates to MKLTDLFGLEGRIALVTGGSRGIGKMIVEGLLEAGCARVYIVARKKEQVDETSAELGDKVIGLVGDLSQMDGIQQLADELASREDKLDLLVNNAGAAWGEPFEKFSEAGWHRTMDLNLKTPFFLTQKLHGLLKAAATADRPAKVLMIASIDGMKTNPWETYPYQASKAGLIHLTRRMAARLVRDNIVVNGIGPGAFPSAMNRAARDNEDMVKRGIPSRRVGVTEDMAAGAIYLLSRAGDYVVGTTIPIDGGVVNANIGAGNFVDPSGD, encoded by the coding sequence ATGAAACTGACCGACCTCTTCGGGCTGGAAGGCCGCATCGCGCTCGTCACCGGCGGGTCGCGCGGCATCGGCAAGATGATCGTGGAAGGCCTGCTCGAAGCGGGCTGCGCACGGGTTTATATCGTCGCGCGCAAGAAGGAGCAGGTGGACGAGACGTCTGCCGAACTGGGCGACAAGGTCATCGGCCTCGTCGGCGACCTCAGCCAGATGGACGGCATCCAGCAACTGGCCGACGAACTGGCGTCGCGCGAGGACAAGCTGGACCTGCTCGTCAACAATGCGGGTGCCGCTTGGGGCGAACCGTTCGAGAAATTTTCCGAAGCCGGATGGCACCGGACGATGGACCTCAACCTCAAGACCCCGTTCTTCCTGACGCAGAAGCTGCACGGCCTGCTGAAGGCGGCGGCGACCGCCGATCGCCCGGCCAAGGTGCTGATGATCGCCAGCATAGACGGGATGAAGACGAACCCGTGGGAAACCTATCCCTACCAGGCGTCCAAGGCCGGCCTGATCCATCTGACGCGTCGCATGGCCGCGCGGCTGGTGCGCGACAATATCGTGGTCAACGGCATCGGTCCGGGCGCCTTCCCGAGCGCCATGAACCGCGCCGCGCGCGATAACGAGGACATGGTCAAGCGCGGCATTCCCAGCCGCCGCGTCGGCGTGACCGAAGACATGGCGGCCGGCGCCATCTACCTGCTCAGCCGGGCGGGCGACTACGTGGTCGGTACCACCATCCCGATCGACGGCGGCGTGGTGAACGCCAATATCGGCGCCGGCAATTTCGTCGATCCGTCGGGCGACTGA
- a CDS encoding ABC transporter ATP-binding protein produces MTTSPDSAPAGAAISARNLTLTLGDDKRPVEILKGIDLDVAAGDVLALLGPSGSGKSSLMAVLSGLERASSGSLSVAGADFAGMDEDGLARARRGRIGIVLQAFHLLPTMTALENVATPMELAGHTDTRDRSEAELTAVGLGHRIDHYPTQLSGGEQQRVAIARAIAPRPELIFADEPTGNLDEKTGSEIIEVLFDRRSQTGATLIIITHDPALAERCDRIVTLADGRIASDTAA; encoded by the coding sequence GTGACCACTAGCCCAGATAGCGCCCCCGCCGGCGCCGCCATTTCCGCCCGCAACCTGACATTGACACTCGGTGACGACAAACGCCCGGTGGAAATCCTGAAAGGTATCGATCTCGATGTCGCCGCGGGCGACGTGCTCGCGCTGCTGGGCCCCTCCGGTTCTGGCAAGAGTTCGCTCATGGCGGTCCTCTCGGGGCTGGAACGCGCCAGTTCCGGGTCGCTGTCCGTGGCCGGCGCCGACTTCGCCGGCATGGACGAGGACGGGCTCGCCCGGGCGCGTCGTGGGCGCATCGGCATCGTCCTGCAGGCGTTTCACCTCCTGCCTACGATGACTGCGCTGGAAAACGTCGCCACGCCGATGGAACTGGCTGGCCATACGGACACGCGGGACCGCTCCGAGGCGGAACTGACCGCGGTCGGGCTCGGCCATCGTATCGATCACTACCCCACCCAGCTTTCCGGCGGCGAACAGCAGCGCGTCGCGATCGCCCGCGCCATCGCGCCGAGGCCCGAACTGATCTTCGCGGATGAGCCTACTGGCAATCTCGACGAAAAGACCGGGAGCGAGATCATCGAGGTTCTTTTCGACCGTCGCAGCCAGACCGGCGCGACGCTGATCATCATCACGCACGATCCCGCCCTCGCCGAACGCTGCGACCGGATCGTGACCCTGGCGGACGGCCGGATCGCGAGCGACACCGCCGCATGA
- a CDS encoding MFS transporter: MTALPSPLPLKLKLIHGFGAVAFGIKDSGFSFFLLLFYSQVLNMDPGTVSMILLAALVIDGIFDPIIGNLSDRTYTRWGRRLPWLYIAPIPLAFAWILLWSPPGGEAPSVMGLLAITVVVRLLLSACEVPSVSLVPELTQDYVERTTLFRFRFLSGWLGGVLMMILAYTVFMPGAEGLLQADGYVPFGIFGGILMAVSVIGSALGQHHLVAHYPQAKPPPFSVKNVFGEIAEAFTERSFLIFALGGLAAYVSQGMTFSISNYLNLFVWQLDQAELVAYPVTLFFSVILMFIIVGPMHRRIGKPRSATIAAILSMAIGLTPYGLLLVGFWPEPGTLPSTIAFFAFLLLANMFGVVMMISATSMIAEIVEAFEERRHRRAEAAFYSGNWLIQKGATGVGIFLTGQILSFAELSSEADPGAVPFEVISDMILLYGIATIALALFAAFWLGRFPISQEEHERRVVALQERRTAALDAAARGDIDGGTIVP, translated from the coding sequence GTGACCGCGCTGCCCTCGCCCCTGCCGCTGAAACTCAAGTTGATCCACGGCTTCGGGGCGGTCGCGTTCGGCATCAAGGACAGCGGCTTCAGTTTCTTCCTGCTGCTGTTCTACAGCCAGGTGCTGAACATGGACCCGGGTACGGTCAGCATGATCCTGCTCGCAGCCCTTGTCATCGACGGCATCTTCGATCCCATCATCGGCAACCTTTCCGACCGCACCTACACTCGGTGGGGCCGGCGCCTGCCCTGGCTCTACATCGCACCGATCCCGCTCGCCTTTGCCTGGATCCTGCTGTGGTCGCCACCGGGCGGCGAAGCGCCGAGCGTGATGGGACTGCTGGCGATCACCGTCGTCGTCAGGCTGCTGCTTTCCGCGTGCGAGGTCCCGTCGGTCAGCCTCGTTCCCGAGTTGACGCAGGACTATGTCGAGCGCACCACGCTCTTCCGCTTCCGTTTCCTCTCGGGCTGGCTCGGCGGCGTGCTGATGATGATCCTCGCCTACACGGTCTTCATGCCGGGGGCCGAGGGGCTTTTGCAGGCCGACGGCTACGTGCCTTTCGGCATATTCGGCGGAATCCTGATGGCGGTTTCCGTCATCGGATCGGCGCTCGGCCAGCATCATCTGGTGGCGCATTATCCGCAGGCGAAGCCGCCGCCCTTTTCCGTGAAAAACGTGTTCGGCGAAATCGCGGAAGCCTTCACCGAACGCTCCTTCCTGATCTTCGCGCTGGGCGGGCTGGCGGCCTATGTCAGCCAGGGGATGACCTTCTCGATCTCCAACTACCTGAACCTGTTCGTGTGGCAGCTCGACCAGGCGGAGCTGGTCGCCTACCCGGTCACGCTGTTCTTCTCCGTCATCCTGATGTTCATCATCGTGGGCCCGATGCACCGGCGCATCGGCAAGCCGCGAAGCGCCACGATCGCCGCCATCCTCAGCATGGCGATTGGCCTCACCCCTTACGGCCTGCTGCTGGTCGGCTTCTGGCCGGAGCCGGGCACGCTGCCGTCCACGATCGCCTTCTTCGCTTTCCTGCTGCTCGCCAACATGTTCGGCGTGGTGATGATGATTTCGGCAACCAGCATGATCGCGGAGATCGTGGAAGCCTTCGAGGAGCGGCGGCACCGGCGGGCGGAAGCCGCCTTCTATTCCGGCAACTGGCTGATCCAGAAGGGCGCGACCGGCGTCGGCATTTTCCTGACCGGACAGATCCTCTCCTTCGCCGAGCTTTCGAGCGAAGCGGATCCGGGCGCAGTGCCCTTCGAGGTGATCAGTGACATGATCCTGCTTTACGGCATCGCGACGATCGCGCTGGCCCTGTTCGCCGCCTTCTGGCTGGGCCGGTTCCCAATCAGCCAGGAAGAACACGAACGGCGGGTCGTCGCGCTGCAGGAGCGGCGCACCGCCGCCCTCGATGCCGCGGCACGCGGCGATATCGACGGCGGGACGATCGTCCCTTAG